In Euphorbia lathyris chromosome 2, ddEupLath1.1, whole genome shotgun sequence, the sequence atccaaATTATATTTGAGAGCATATGAAAATACACCTAAGTCAAACTGAAAGTATCAAGCCTTTTGATGATGTTATTTAGGATTGCCCAATGTTGATTAATATTGATGTTAAGCTCCATTGTATTGGGGCATGCTCAGTTAGAAGCACTTGAGATTTAAGAGTAAAGGTAAAGAATAGTCTAAATATCCCTAAGAAGCTGAAATATGAAGAGTACAAGAGGTCTAAGGAGTGAAATTCTTTTAATATCAATTAAGAGGCATTATGCAACAGATTTCAAATCTGTTACTaagatatatttaattaactcaTGTCTATCACTGTTGTTCTAACCAAATCCAATCCTCTATTTGTAGATTGTTGATTTAGGTTCCATGGGCCACATGATAAAAGATCGTGATTCTTTCGTCAATTTTCAATGAATTCTAATCGGATCAAGATGGATATATGTAGAGGACAACTCAAAAGGGAGTGGAgcctataaattaattttacatGGTGGTCAGATTTTCCTCCCACATGATATCTTATTTTCTCTCAAGATTCTAAGGAATCTAACTTATGTGATAGTTATGTAGAACTTAATCTTCAGCCTTAGTCTTCAAGATAACAGACTAAGGTTGTGTTTGGAAAGTCAAAAGAACTTTATATATCCTTTGCAATTAATCCATTATGATGATTGTGTTTCGATAAGTGTAAGGGTAAGACAAGATGTCTTATACTATTTCATCACTTTCGTTGATGACTATACAAAGAATGGTTACATCTATTTGGTGTCTTATAAGTCTGAAGTTTTGAGCTATTTTAAAAAGTTTATGAATCTTGTTGAGAATCAATTAGATAGAAAGTTTTGAGAACCAACCATGGTCGgaaatatctttcagatgaatcAAAGTTTCATATGATGAAAAACGAATTGAATTTCAGTTATCAATTATGTGCATTCTCCAACAAAATGATGTTGTCAaagaagaaatatatatatatatatatatatatataaattggttAGGTTAATAAGGGCTAAAGCAAATTTAACAATTTCCTATTAGGGAGATGCTCTTGCTTACGAGCTACGACCACTTATGTCCTTAACCAAGTGCCCTCCAAATCTGTTACTTGTACTCCATATGAGTTATGGATATGTAGCAAACCCACTTTAAGTAAGCTTAAACCATGAGTTTCATTGTTTTATCTCACCattagggttgtaaatgaacagagccgctcatgagaagctcggtgatcggctcgataaaagctcggctcgactcggctcgatttgtaaacgagccgctcgtgaacacgatttactagctcggttcgtaaacgagccaagcttgagcaggtcaaagctcggctcgaaagctcgcgagtaggctcgattagaacatttatgaacaaattttagttttgtagaaaactatatagttttgtgttagttcacaaatatctaaacttaatattatttcattttgttATTAGATgaattcgttcacaaacataataaatgagtaatagacgaactatttgtaagcatcttgtttatttattcacgaactttgcctCTGAGCTTGTTTacgtacacaattaaagagttatttgcgagcaaacttcacaaacaTAATTAGCAATTTACtaacaaacaattcatggttagataattttcttaatgaaccaaatccaaaagaggattttgggttcgaaacaagctcgaagctcggctccagctcgttgagcaagccaaagctcggctcgagctcggctcgttaattttatagcaagctcgggttcgggctcgttaattttatagcgaaccGAGCTTGAAcagaccaaagctcggctcggctcgattgcAGCCCTACTCACCATACCTCAAACAATTCTTAAGTTAGGCAAAATTGACCAGGATCACACTTTATAGGATGAATTAAATTTGAACGGATCTCTCCATTTGAATGGAGGAAATATTGAGGAACAAGAACATGATCTAGCATCTCAATACCTTACTAATGATCTAGATCCTATCTTAAGAGGAGTGTGATACCTAATTCTAGTGGGAGTACAGAACATGGTTTAAGTgagaaattttttaattatgacgAATATATGAGATACATTTATCTAGATTTAGAATTGCGTGGTACtaaaatacaaattttgaaCGTTATTGATTTAGTATCGAAGGCACCTTAAGCAGAAAATTTTAACTGAAAGAGAATTCACTTAAGATGCGTCTCACGAGGCTCAAACCGGACACTAAGTTCACTATCAAAGAAAtatttaaaaatgaaaataaattggGCTGAAAAATGAAAGCCCATTAACGGTTTCCTCAAGAGGAAGTGTGCACGATGACGAAAGTTCAACAATCACACCTCCTGCGCCTGACacgcgctctctctctctccctctctttccaaatttcccccaaatttcatctctttcttgcTACGAATTAAAACCCCTTCccgattttattttctttttctccttccccTCCTGTCTCTTTTCCCGGCAATTCATTTTAGCCGGAAAACCGCCTCAATTTTCCGGCGATATCCTCAATCCTCTTTCATTGGAAAATGGTGTCCCCAGAAAATACCAATTGGCTGATTGAGTACGGATTGATAGACGATATCCCTGTTCCTGACGGGAATTTTTCTGTTCCTGTTACTGGATTCTCCTGGCCTGTGCAAACCCTGAATGGTTCATCGAATGCCAGGTAATTCAAGATCTCTTTCACTTTCTTCTAACTAGGGTTTCTTTGCTTGATTTAAATTGTAGTTTTTGATATGTTCTTGAATTTTGGATTGTAATTCAAGCTGATTTATCGCTTCTGCTTGCACTTTTCACTGGAAGTAGTCTAATACTAATGTTAAAATTTCAATGTTCAGTTGATACTTTTCTGGTTCTATTTTTAACGCGGGAATTGATATGAAATCAGTAAAGCTATTTGTTGTTTATAATCATTTTTCGATTTTATGGTTTTCTAAATCATGTTTCTGTAAATGGGCTTGAATACTCGCATGCAGGAGCAAACTTGGATTCTGTTATTTTGGGTCTATTTCAATTGGGAATTTCTGTTAGCTGCTGGAGATGTTTGTTTATTTGGGTGATTGGTAGAGTGTTGCTTGATAAGACATGATGTGTTGAAGTTATAGATATGCGAAATTTCTGTGTATCAGGTAGAAGTTAGTTTAGAGAATTGGACTTCGCTTATCTGAAATCTATTGTCCACAATTTTCTTCTTATACTAACATTGAAATGATCTTAGTTGTGTGTTATGGACATAAAATTTCATTTCATTCTTGCCTGATGTGGCTAGATGATACTTCTTTCTGAACTCAGCATATTAAAACGGATCTACAATTGGGTTTTATAGAAGCTGCAATTGGAATTGTCttagtttttataattttccatgGTTTGTTATTCATTTTACAGCTTTACATCTGCTGGATTTGCaagttgatatatatatatatatatatattttgatatttcatgcctttcttttatatatatttcttttggTGGGAACTGGGAACGGAGTGAGGATATGGGGTCTTTTTATGGCACTCTTTCCATAAGTTTGAAAGTGAATCATGAGAATTAATGAGTTTATTGAAATCGGAAGGTCAAGTGTGCAAATTGGTCATGATCTTCATTATTGTTTATGCTATTTCAAATATGATAGAAAGTGCTTTCTCAATAAGTCATGTCCATGCTTCCATTTACTAAACGTAAGGGAGATCCTAATCCTATTTCTCATTGCCTACAATTTACAATTTATGCTTCTGCGCAGTTGCATTTTTCCAGTCAAATTGTTCTATCTGTCCACCATATCTTTCTTATTGTTTCATGTAGGCTGTTTATGGTTTCAAAATTATAAACACATGCTCACATGTAACGAGGACCATACTTGCATCTGATATATCGTTTTTGTTGTGCTATATTAATCTAATGTATTTTTTCTTTTGGAATTATCTTTTTAGTGTGGAAATTGATGGATCACTTGGGGATTCTGAAGGACCGAAGGACTCCTGCTCCAAGAAGAGGTAATGTCCATTTACTGTTGTTCGAGTTACTGTCAGAGGAATTTTTCTCTCCGCCTTTTATTTGTGTTTAGTGTGGTTAGGATTTTATAGACTTTATACAAGTTGATTTTATATTCTCTTCATATATTCTTTATTTGGAAAGTATTGACTATGGGGACTTGAGAGAATCTGCAGACTATTTAGTTTTGACTTGTAACAACAGTAGTTTCTGTTAAAGGTTGGATGCTTTATTGGCTCTAACAAGTGACTGATAGGGAATAAGTCAGacccattttatttttaatcatttGCAAGCATGTTTTATGTTCATGGTCACTATCTTACTCAGCATCTGTGGCTCTCTTTACTTTCTTCTGCAGGGGTAGATCTGAATCATGTAGTGGATCCAGCTCAAAAGCATGTAGGGAAAAGCAGCGTAGAGATAGGCTAAATGACAAGTAGTCCCTTGTTCTCTCTCTTTATGTTTTCTTCTCTCTTGCTGAGGCACCGACTTTCTGTATTTCTTATTACTGCTAGGTTTTTGGAGTTGGGCTCTATCTTGGAGCCTGGAAGACCTCCCAAAACAGACAAGGCTGCTATTCTGATTGATGCTGTCCGGATGGTGACTCAGTTACGGGGTGAAGCTCAGAAGCTGAAGGATTCAAATTCAAGTCTCCAAGAGAAGATCAAAGAGTTGAAGGTGAATTagcattttttattattaaatgttGGGATGGAATTTCAAATTTGAGTCTTCATGTTATTTACTTGATAATTTTTGACATGTAGACTGAAAAGAATGAGCTTCGAGATGAGAAACAGAGACTGAAAGCGGAGAAGGAGAAGTTGGAGCAGCAACTGAAGGCGGTGAATGCACAACCTAGCTTCATGACTCCTCCTGCAATCCCTGCAGCATTTGCTGCTCAAGCTCAACCTGGAAACAAATTGGTACCTTTCATCGGTTACCCAGGAGTTGCCATGTGGCAGTTCATGCCTCCTGCTGCATTAGATACCTCTCAAGATCATGTGCTCCGTCCACCTGTTGCTTGAGTTAGCTGCCTAGCAATATTGGACTTGCATCCTACAGACTCCCTCcacccaaaaagaaaaaaaatgttattcATTTTGTGATTGTTGCTGACTGTATTAGTTTTTGAAGTCTTCCTAACTGGATTTGGTGGTGACTGACATACAGTATTTTGCAATCTGGATTTTCTATGATTAGTTGCTGTTGCTCATATGTAAATGTTAAATAAGTAATCTAGTTACCTCTGTTTAGTTATGGATTCTGTAGAGATGCTATTATTCCACAAGTTTGAGATGCTAAACACACTCAAACTTTCTCTACCTAATTGACTTAGAAAATCCATGCCTATGCCCCTCCACTAATTTAACCCACGGCCTTCCCTTTCTATTTCTGTGCTGCATTAAGTGGTTAAGCAGCACAGAAAGTTGAAGCAAAGTTGGATGAAGAAATGGTAATCCACTTCTCTCATATGGTATTTTATTTTCACTTTACTAGCCCTTCCGCAGCAAAATAAATAtgcataatttataaattaatgatGAAGATGGTTCTTAAAATTGGTAGTCGGATCAATTTAGACTAAAGTTGGGATAAATTTAGACTTAATAGAACTTTAAAATTTGATAAGGACTGGTTGATACTAAAGGTGAATTAGGTTAAATTGATTTGAGAGTCATTTTAACccttaatttcatttttattggTTGGTGTTGTAAAGAGGGGGGCCACAACAAGTATTATACGGTTAAAGTTAAATGTCCGTCTGCCATTGTTATCTTATCGGTTTAGCGTTGTGTTGTGTGAAGATCTCATTCCATTCTCAAAGCTACAGTTTTCCTATCCTCTTCCTAAAACTTTGTCTATGGCTTCCAATCTTGTCAAATTTCATATTCAATCCTTCAAACCTACAAATCCTCCAATTGGATTTCTGAAACACAATTCCCTCTTCTCACATCTTCCATTTCCTAAAATCAAGCTTCAAACTCTAACTTTCACCCCTTCTCATAAACATTTCCAAAATCACATAATTCCCTCTCTATATATTCATTCCTCCACCCCACCTTCCTCCAAAGAAGAAGCTATCCTTCAAGCCAAAACCTGCCTCTCAACAACTCTAGAAAAGCCCCTCAACAACCCCAAACTCACCGGCAAACTTAAAAAACTCAGGCAACCAAGATTCCGTCTCGAAATCCCGGTCATAGATGACTCCCCAACATCCCTCTCCCAGCTTGCTCTTGATGTTTTCAAAGGCATTTCCATTAAAAGAAGAGGGTCAAAGGTCAAGTTTTTAATCCTTTGGCCAAACCCCATTTCAAAGAATACTGCAGTTGAACTGTTCCAATCTCATTCATCAAACAATGTTGAGCATGTTGATCTATCTTCAATCGAGAATATTGATGAGAGAAGCTTGGGTTCTGCTGAGGTGGCAGTGTTTATAGGAGCAGAGATGTCACAATTAGAAACTATAAAGACAATTACAGAGGCTGTATACCCAAAACCAGCAGTGATATTTAACCCCAAATGGGGATATGAAGAGGAGAGTGAATTTGGGGAAGTGGAGGGTAGATTTGTGGGAACATTTGAAGTGATATATTCATTTATGGGATTGGAGGTAAGGGGTGTTTTGAGCAAGCGAAAAGGAGTGGTGTTTAAGTGTGTGAGAGATGGGGTTGTAAGTGGTGAAAAATGGGGGATTCATGTTGAAGAAGAAGGGGGGAAATTGGAACTTGTTTCTAAATTTAAGGATAGACCCTCCATTGTTGAAGTTGAGAATGTTTTGTATAATTTAATGGCTATTAACTCCCCTATTACCAAGTCTGCTAAGTTCTTCAGGGGTTTGGTTTCTACTGTAACTggtaaaaaataatttcatatatatGAAGAATTGCAATGAAAGTTTCTCTATTCTTTTGCATTGATTAGAATTTCTGATTATAGTAAGATTTCatcattattaattaatcaTGTTTTCAGCGTAATAGGGCTGTTTGCGTAATCTGAGCGGCAATTAAGACTTTATAATCCTAATATTACATGTAGAAACCATAAACAATGTTGATTTTTCATTTGTTTATTGATTAAGTGCTTGTTTGGTTTATCTATTGTTGTTGTtgggggtgtttgtttcagttttCGTAACAATGTTTAACTGTTCACCTCTGAAcagttaaaaatattatatttggaCAGAATTACTAGACTCTGGTTATAATTCACTTAGGgtttgtttggttcagctgttagctatagttgttgcggttgctgttagttgTTTGCAGTTACAGTAAGctattagctgtttgttattagctgtttaattactagtgtttggtaaaattatattgagcggttgctgttcggatttaaattataaaatgaaaaatgtgaaaaaatgttcATAATGTTTACaattaggaataattttactcttaacgtgtaaaatggtgcaatttgacccataacgttggcagctaatagcaattttacctataatATTGGTAAGTTGGGTtgatttcaaatattattagaaaacatagatattttatttcttattctacactaCTTGCACATATtagtagttctaaaaaagagatttcatatttttcgtatgatttaataataaaattgaaaattaatatttataaaattagtgaaatatttgaattttttttgtccacaCCAATAGTTCTAAAagagacaatatatttttttattttcttaaaaaaaattcacgtctaatcatatgtttgtaatCTGTTACTTACGATGATAAAGtggtgcacatgtgaagtgtagatgataatatTCATGACTAAGAagacattttaataaattatttatcaaattgacccaacttgtcaatgttagtggtaaaattgcttttggctgccaacattagtagtataattgcatcattttagacgttaagggtaaaattgctcctagatataaatgttaggggtatttttgcaccttatcctattataaaataaaaaaatatgttacacaaattaataaaaataatctatataaaaaataaaaaatttattgaacgcaacaaaaccttattcttccggtaattatgttgtagaaatataaataatgtaaaagaataaacatattttgtgaaaataagaaggataattttgtcaataacaaataactacaaacagttgtTTACGAACAGCTTCAAATAGGAgattttcgtgaaacgctccaaaaagctgcagtttccagagaaaatgttaaacgttgcggttatataaacctaaccaaacgctatatttctgcagtttggagtgaaacgctaaacactcatccgaaaagctgaaacaaacactctCTTAACGTATTGACAATTAAGTGGGCACAAAGAGAAGTTCAATCGTGGATACTTATCTCTTAAAAGTTACACTCGACAAAATTTTGGAATTTAATATACAAAGAgatattttttttgagaaaagaaTCAATGAATTAATCAATAATGGAGGTTACATCCTTATGAACGAAATGCCAAATGGGAGTCGGGCAGTCCTCTATAAACACCATAGAGTCTTTTAAGTCCTTGGCCCATTGAGCAATAAAATGAGCTACTTGATTTCCTGTTCTACTTACAAAGTGAATAGATGAAGAAAGGAAGATAGAAAACCACGTGGCAGCGTCTTCATAAAGAAACCTCAAAGATGACGCCGGGAAAACCTAAGATTGGAGGGTCTTGACCACTGTCTGTGCGTCTGTTTCGATTATTATGTTGTTGAAACAACAATCACGTGCTAGTAGTAATCCTTCCAAAACCGCCTGAAGTTCTGCTTCTTCAGCCGATTCGCAGTATCGAAGCGGGATCCCTGCTGTGACCATAACCTCCCCCTTGTCATTCCGAGCAATTATTCCGGCTCTACACGCATGGCCATTATCACCGAATTTGGCATCACAGTTTATTTTTATGACGCCGCTCGGTGGAGGATACCATACTCTTGTAGAATCAGAATTAATTGCAGTGGGAATGTTACCTTGGTGCGGGTCCGAAGTTTCATGGCTCGTGTAAACGTCTAGCTCGTTAATGTAACTTGCCGCCTTCTGTAAAATCACTTCCGCTTCAATCCATGTATCCTCATGTAACAGCTTGTTCCATCTGAACCACATCCACCAGATGACGGTCAGAGCCAGACGACGCTCATAGTGTGGGAGAGCTTCCAAGCAAAGATCTAACCACGTGTCGATCGATTTCGCTTGAACCTTGTCCATTCGCAATGAGATAGGGGCTATCTTCCATACTTTTTTTGCCGCCTTGCacgaaataaaaaaatgaattagtGATTCATCAGGAAAGGAACATATCTTGCAGCAATTTTGGACTGGTATTCTGCGGCTTGCGAGTTTCGACAGACACGACAATATTCCTTTGAAGATTTTCCAGCAACAGTGAAGAATTTTTGCAGGTAGCTGAAGACACCACAGCTTGCTGCCCCAATTGATACTTCCTCCAGACTGACCCGGCGTATCCATTTCTGTTTTACGCATTTTTTCTGCCACATAGTATGCGCTTCGGACCGTAAATTCGCCCCTACGATCAGCCCCCCAGTATCGTTCATCAGGCGGGAGCCTGTAGCTCAATCTGATCTTTGCAATTTCAGCACAGTCAGAGGGTATCAAGTTGTTTACAAGAGTCGCTTTATTCCAATCACGCGCCTCTCTATCAATTAGATCAGCGACCAAAATCGGCCCCGGCGTCTGAGTTTGGAGAATTGGTTTGCGGTGGTTCAGCCCCGGAACCCAGTTATCATCCATAATTCTGATTGACCGTCCGTCTCCAACCCTCTACATCATACTCCTACGGACAATTTCCCGGGCTTTCATGATACCTCTCTAAAAGAAGCTCGGGCTGTTACTCAGCTTTGCCGACAGAAACTCAGTATTCTTGAAATATTTGGCTTTCAAAATTCTTGAGCACAACGAGTTCGGTCTGTTGATGATCTGCCATCCTTGCTTGGCAAGTAGAGCCGGGTTAAACGATTGAAGCCAACGGTATCCCAGACCCCCTTGATCTTTTGACTGGCAGATAGCCTCCCAAGCAATCCAATGGATGCAGCGCTTACCAGAACTGTCACCCCACCAGAACTTATTGATTATACCCTGAATCTCGGTGCAAATTGATTCCGGCAGGAGGAAACATGACATGATATACTGGGGAATGGACTGTATGACCGCCTTAATTAACACTTCCTTTCCGCCTGCAGACAGAAATCTCTTTTCCCAACCCTGTAAACGTTTTCTGATACGGTCCTTGATAGAGCTGAAAATCTGCTTCTTCGACCTTCCAATAATTGTAGGCAGCCCCAAATACTTAGGAAAAGCTCCTATTTCTCTCACTCGGAGGAGAGAGCAGATGAGTTGCCTCCGGTCTTCCGGGACCCCATGGCTAAAGAAGATCTCCGATTTATCAAAGTTGATGATTTGACCCGACGCCCTCTCATATTGGCTCAGAATCCCCCTGATCATTCTTGCTTCAGATAAATTTGCTCTCCCAAAGACAATAGagtcatcagcaaagaataagTGTGATATGTTTGGGCTTGTTCTACTTATCTTGATTCCTTGGAGTTGTCGCTGTGCTATGGCAAATCTGATGTTAGCTGATAGGGCCTCGGAACATAGGAGGAATAGGTACGGAGAGATGGGGTCCCCCTGTCGAAGACCTCTTACCGGCACAATTGGGATTGTCGGTTGCCCATTCAGGAGGAACGACATAGATACCGTGGAAACACACATAATGATCAACTTGATAAAATGCACTGGGAATCCCATTCTTTGAAGCACCTATCTCAGAAAAATCCATTCGACCCTGTCATAGGCCTTGCTCATATCAATTTTAAGGGCAAAATTACCCTTGGCTCCCTTCAATTTTGTTTTCATACTGTGGAAAACTTCAAATGCAATAATAGCATTGTCAGTGATTTGCCTGCCTGCAACAAAAGCCGATTGAGTATCATGAATAATATCTGGGAGGACCAATTTTAATCTGTTTGCAATGGTCTTGGATGCAATTTTGTATAAGACATTACATAAGGCAATAGGTCGGAGTTCTTGCATTTTGGTCGGGTTCTTCACTTTGGGGATTAGTGCAATGTGCGTATGGTTCAGTTCAGCTGGCATGTCTCCGGTTTCaagaattttcaaaataaagtCACTCACATCATTCCCAATTATGTCCCAGTAGGACTGGAAGAAAGACGCTGACATACCGTCCGGACCCGGAGATTTGTTAGGATGCATCTGTTGTAAAGCCGTGAAAATCTCCTCTTTGCTGAATGGGTTCTGTAACATTTTAATTTGCTCTTCCGTTAGGCGCGAGTCCACTTTCTCAGTAACAGCTTCCCCTTCAGTCGGCGTGGATGTGGAGAAAATTTCTTCAAAGTAGCCCAGGACCACTTCTTCAATCCTATCTCGGCCTTCCACCAGCTCCCCGTTAGCATTCTGGATCTTATATAAGGAGTTGTTGCGTCTTCTTGCACTACATTTTGCATGAAAAAACCCAGTGTTTCGGTCCTCTGCTGTTAGCCAGTCAATTCTGGCTCGCTGTTTCCACTTCTGTTCCTCCAGTAGGAGTAGATCCGATAGCTGCTTAGTGAGTCTCGCTTCTTGGGGTTTGCTATTCGAATCAACCACTTTCTGTAGCTGCTCAAGAGAAGCCGTAGCCACTCGAATCTGGCGTCTGATATCACTGAAATTGGATCTATCCCAGTTATGTAGCTTAACCGCCACTTCCTCAATTCGCTGTTGCAATTGATCATGCGCAGTACTTGTATTCCAACTCTGTTGAATTACCTCTCTGCATTGAGGAAATTTGTGCCATCCGCTTTCGAACCGAAAACGTTTGACGTTACTCTCCCTTCGCTGCCATCTGTCCGTGGTATCAAGTAAGATAGGATTGTGGTCGGAAGATAGCCGCGGAAGGTGTCGAATCACATTTGTGCTGAACAGACGCAGCCAAGAGTCGTTCCCCAGAAACCGATCAAGCCTCTGCCAAATCGCCGCATTCCCTGATCTGCGATTATACCATGTAAACCCGGTGTCGGCGGAACCCAGGTCCTGTAGATTACAGCCAGCTACACAGAGACGGAAGTCCTCCATTTCCCTATTGTCTTTTATGCGTCCCCCGAGTTTCTCTTCTGACCATATAATCTCGTTAAAATCCCCGAAGCAAATAAGAGGGAAAGAGTCGAGATTACCCAGATATTTCAAGAGCTCCTATGTCAAATGTTTATTCTGTCTTTCTGGCCATCCATACATTCCTATTCCTCTCCACTGAACCGCTGTATCCTGATGAACGAAGAAGTAGACACAGTGTTGAGAATAATGTCTAATTTCCAGTTCAATCTCTTTCTTCCAAGCCAAAATCAGCCCGCCACTCTTACCAATAGAACTTATCACAAAGAAATCGAAATTCAAAAAAAACTGACTCAGATAgctttttcctttttcccttATCCGAGTCTCCATCAGGAAAAGGATGTCTGGGTTGTGCTCCCTCACAATTTTCTTGAGGGCTCTGAACGTCCAAGGATTACCCAGACCTTGGACGTTCCAGCTTAAGGTTTTCATTGTAGGGGGTGGGCCTCCTCAGAGTCCCCCACCCTTTGTTCTGTATTTTTGTCAACGCACTTCTTTTTTTGTATCTTCGCTTCTTTCATAACCACATCTTCCTTAATTCGCCTCTTAATTGCCCCCATTCGTACCATATCTGTACTGTTTCCAGCTGCTTTTTGCCTTTCCCTGTTGATCTTGACTGTGCGTGGCTTTGTCTTTGTCATCTGCTGATCGGCTGTGAGCAGTGTTGTCTGTGTTTTGTCCTGAATCTGGACCTCGGTTATTATTTCCTTCCTCCCAATCTCAGTACCACTAGTGTGTGAGGTAACCCTCTCAGCTCCGAATACAACTTTTTTGCGTGCTTGAGAGGTTCCCACTAAACTTGATTCTGCTCTTTGGTCGGCTGCATTACCAGCCTCAGAACTGGATTTGGATTGCCTGATACTATCCCTGGCTCCTGTTGGATTTGAACTCTGCATTTTAATAGGAGAAGCCCTTAAGGAAGGACCATGGGGCCAATTTTCAACTTCCGTCAGTTCCTCCGGCATCTCCTCGCAGTCATCATGGGTATGCCCCAATATTCCGCACTAGTAACAATAATTAGGAAGCTTCTCGTACCTGAAGTAGACCCAGACGGCGTCCCCTTTGCTGTTTCTAACTCTGATCTTTCTCAACAGAGGCTTACTGATGTCAATATTAATCCGAGCCCTAACATACTTACCAATGGTATTAACTTCCGAATCCAGAACCTGCATCACATTCCCCACTCTGTTTCCGATATGCTGAACCATGGTATGA encodes:
- the LOC136218987 gene encoding uncharacterized protein, whose translation is MASNLVKFHIQSFKPTNPPIGFLKHNSLFSHLPFPKIKLQTLTFTPSHKHFQNHIIPSLYIHSSTPPSSKEEAILQAKTCLSTTLEKPLNNPKLTGKLKKLRQPRFRLEIPVIDDSPTSLSQLALDVFKGISIKRRGSKVKFLILWPNPISKNTAVELFQSHSSNNVEHVDLSSIENIDERSLGSAEVAVFIGAEMSQLETIKTITEAVYPKPAVIFNPKWGYEEESEFGEVEGRFVGTFEVIYSFMGLEVRGVLSKRKGVVFKCVRDGVVSGEKWGIHVEEEGGKLELVSKFKDRPSIVEVENVLYNLMAINSPITKSAKFFRGLVSTVTGKK
- the LOC136218989 gene encoding transcription factor ILR3-like, producing the protein MVSPENTNWLIEYGLIDDIPVPDGNFSVPVTGFSWPVQTLNGSSNASVEIDGSLGDSEGPKDSCSKKRGRSESCSGSSSKACREKQRRDRLNDKFLELGSILEPGRPPKTDKAAILIDAVRMVTQLRGEAQKLKDSNSSLQEKIKELKTEKNELRDEKQRLKAEKEKLEQQLKAVNAQPSFMTPPAIPAAFAAQAQPGNKLVPFIGYPGVAMWQFMPPAALDTSQDHVLRPPVA